In a genomic window of uncultured Sphaerochaeta sp.:
- a CDS encoding sugar ABC transporter ATP-binding protein has translation MGEPTILLDLEGIVKEFSSVRVLDRVSFGIEEGEIMGLIGENGAGKSTLIKIISGIYQKTDGTIRLGGQVAEIPDYITAKKLGIGIVPQEFNLINYLTVYENIFLGSELHKGLLLDKTSMRREAEAQLQLLKMPLDVNKLVSNLSVAEKQMVEIAKAMILDARILIFDEPTTTLTAVEVQTLFDLMRKLKQKGVTMIFVSHKLQEILTICDRVTVLRDGKLVSVDKVGDLTTQALAKKMVGRDFNQVFPEKIDSTGKPKILEVENLSSGTVVKDISFDLKKGEILGFAGLVGAGRTETMEALMGLRKTEKGSVRIQGKAVKIRSAKDAVAYGLGYISEDRQGKGVVMNYDIPKNISLISLKEKYLKRGLIDKSKEDEASEHYIKEFRIVAASKKSQLRFFSGGNQQKVYLSRWMDTDPSILILDEPTRGIDINSKKEIYEFIHRLAEEEISCIIVSSEMEEIIGMCNRVYVMREGKMAGCLEKEQVTEENIVFQATGIKKV, from the coding sequence ATGGGCGAACCTACGATCCTGCTGGACCTGGAAGGCATAGTCAAGGAGTTCTCATCCGTCCGTGTTCTGGACCGGGTTTCCTTCGGTATTGAAGAGGGGGAGATCATGGGACTGATCGGGGAAAACGGCGCAGGCAAGTCGACGTTGATCAAGATCATCAGCGGCATCTACCAGAAGACGGATGGAACCATCCGTCTTGGTGGACAGGTCGCCGAGATCCCCGACTACATCACGGCGAAAAAACTGGGGATCGGAATCGTTCCCCAGGAGTTCAACCTGATCAACTACCTGACCGTCTATGAGAACATCTTTCTCGGCAGTGAACTGCACAAGGGCCTTTTGCTCGACAAGACTTCCATGCGCAGGGAGGCTGAGGCACAGCTGCAGCTTCTGAAGATGCCTTTGGATGTGAACAAGCTGGTCAGCAACCTCTCGGTTGCAGAAAAGCAGATGGTTGAGATAGCGAAGGCCATGATCCTCGATGCCCGCATCCTCATCTTTGATGAACCCACCACCACCCTCACCGCTGTGGAGGTGCAGACACTGTTCGACCTGATGCGCAAGCTCAAGCAGAAAGGGGTGACGATGATTTTCGTCTCCCACAAGCTGCAGGAGATCCTGACCATTTGCGATCGGGTGACGGTGCTTCGGGACGGAAAGCTTGTCAGCGTGGATAAGGTTGGCGATCTCACCACCCAGGCCTTGGCCAAGAAGATGGTGGGGCGTGACTTCAACCAGGTCTTTCCGGAGAAGATCGACAGCACGGGTAAACCCAAGATCCTGGAAGTGGAGAACCTCAGTTCAGGCACGGTGGTCAAGGATATCTCGTTCGATCTGAAAAAGGGTGAGATCCTGGGGTTTGCAGGACTTGTAGGAGCCGGGCGCACCGAAACCATGGAAGCGTTGATGGGTCTGAGGAAGACCGAGAAGGGATCGGTCCGCATCCAGGGCAAGGCGGTAAAGATCCGCAGCGCCAAGGATGCGGTCGCCTATGGTCTGGGGTATATCAGCGAGGACAGGCAGGGCAAGGGAGTGGTCATGAACTACGACATTCCCAAGAACATCAGCCTCATCTCCCTGAAAGAGAAATACCTCAAGCGTGGCCTGATCGACAAGAGCAAGGAGGACGAGGCATCCGAACACTACATCAAGGAGTTCAGGATCGTCGCGGCCTCCAAGAAGTCCCAGCTGAGGTTCTTCAGCGGTGGCAACCAGCAGAAGGTCTATCTCTCGCGCTGGATGGATACCGATCCCTCGATTCTCATTCTCGATGAGCCGACCCGCGGCATCGACATCAACTCGAAGAAAGAGATCTATGAGTTCATCCACCGCCTTGCAGAGGAAGAGATCAGTTGCATCATCGTCTCCTCCGAGATGGAGGAGATCATCGGGATGTGCAACCGTGTCTATGTGATGCGGGAGGGGAAAATGGCCGGCTGCCTCGAGAAGGAGCAGGTCACCGAGGAAAACATTGTGTTCCAAGCAACAGGCATAAAAAAGGTGTAG
- a CDS encoding ABC transporter permease produces the protein MGENKIVSYIRKFRFKDHSLGMAFIILIVIATFVGWPNFLKVRNLTNILRQISYTGIISLGMTLIIISGGIDLSVGSMAAFVGGISIFFLNLFGPTSTLGIVLTFLFALFLGSACGALNGIMVAKFKMAPFIVTLGTMSIFRSLIQYFSNAGTILSVNMDYGKLGSSMFLGLPIPVWCFIIVGIILHVVLNHTSFGRYLCATGSNEQVARYSAINVAVVKFLPYVITGFTVGVTAVMWSSRLNCINPSDCAGYEMDAIAAAVIGGTLMSGGKGSIIGTMMGAVMLGIINNMLVMGGISAFLQQAVKGFVIIVAVLLQYNNGNK, from the coding sequence ATGGGTGAAAACAAAATCGTTTCCTATATCAGAAAATTCAGGTTCAAGGACCACTCACTGGGGATGGCGTTCATCATCCTGATTGTCATCGCCACCTTTGTGGGATGGCCCAACTTCCTGAAGGTCAGGAACCTGACGAACATCCTCAGGCAGATCTCCTATACCGGGATCATCAGCCTCGGGATGACGCTGATCATCATCAGCGGAGGCATCGACCTCTCCGTTGGTTCCATGGCAGCCTTCGTGGGAGGAATCTCAATCTTCTTCCTCAACCTCTTCGGCCCCACCTCGACACTGGGCATCGTGCTGACCTTTCTCTTCGCCCTCTTCCTGGGATCTGCCTGCGGGGCGCTCAACGGCATCATGGTGGCGAAGTTCAAGATGGCACCGTTCATTGTCACCCTCGGTACCATGTCGATCTTCCGCTCCCTGATCCAGTACTTCTCCAATGCAGGAACCATCCTGTCGGTGAATATGGACTATGGCAAGCTCGGAAGCAGCATGTTCCTCGGTCTTCCGATCCCTGTCTGGTGCTTCATCATCGTCGGCATCATCCTGCATGTCGTGCTCAACCATACCAGCTTCGGCCGTTACCTCTGTGCAACCGGAAGCAACGAGCAGGTGGCCAGGTATTCGGCAATCAACGTGGCAGTGGTCAAGTTCCTTCCCTATGTGATCACCGGTTTCACGGTAGGCGTGACTGCAGTCATGTGGTCGAGCCGTCTGAACTGCATCAATCCCAGCGACTGTGCCGGCTACGAGATGGACGCCATCGCTGCTGCGGTCATCGGCGGTACGCTGATGAGCGGGGGAAAAGGGAGCATCATCGGTACCATGATGGGTGCCGTGATGCTCGGCATCATCAACAACATGCTGGTCATGGGAGGCATCAGTGCCTTCCTGCAGCAGGCTGTGAAGGGTTTTGTGATTATTGTTGCGGTACTGCTTCAGTACAACAACGGTAACAAATAA
- a CDS encoding substrate-binding domain-containing protein, with product MKKALVIVLCLVFSVGLVFAQGVKETSVPKIGIAVPSPDHGWTGGIGWWADKAVKELQEQYPGKYEFKVLHADGYAKQISDVEDLMVWGMDYLVILPHESAPLTPVVKEAHASGVKCIVVDRGLTDTTFGYVNLAGNNPEMGKVSGIFMRDYMKANKLTKYVAMGGMPVVIDGERMNAFFDEMTKEPTLVNLAGGRSYDFADWSTQKGLELMENYIQMYPEIHAVFCQDDDVMTGVLQAIKESGRKDIKLVFGGAGSKAAYEMIMNNDPLVKATATYHPSMVYDAIMYCLDVAEGRKSADFHTAKSPTSVVLPSVLVDKSNVMDHYDKDSVF from the coding sequence ATGAAGAAAGCATTGGTAATCGTTCTCTGCTTGGTCTTCTCGGTTGGCTTGGTGTTTGCCCAAGGCGTCAAGGAAACAAGTGTTCCCAAGATCGGTATTGCAGTACCTTCTCCCGACCACGGTTGGACCGGTGGTATCGGCTGGTGGGCTGACAAGGCTGTCAAGGAACTGCAGGAGCAGTATCCCGGCAAGTATGAGTTCAAGGTTCTGCATGCTGACGGCTATGCAAAGCAGATTTCCGATGTCGAAGACCTGATGGTCTGGGGCATGGATTATCTGGTCATCCTCCCCCACGAGTCCGCTCCGCTGACCCCGGTGGTGAAGGAAGCACACGCCTCCGGCGTGAAGTGCATCGTTGTTGACCGCGGTCTGACCGACACTACGTTCGGGTATGTCAATCTTGCAGGCAACAACCCTGAGATGGGCAAGGTCTCCGGCATCTTCATGCGTGACTACATGAAAGCCAACAAGCTGACCAAGTACGTCGCCATGGGTGGTATGCCGGTCGTCATCGACGGCGAGCGCATGAATGCCTTCTTCGACGAGATGACCAAGGAACCGACCCTGGTCAACCTCGCTGGTGGCAGAAGCTACGATTTCGCCGACTGGTCGACACAGAAGGGCCTCGAACTGATGGAGAACTACATCCAGATGTATCCCGAGATCCACGCTGTATTCTGCCAGGATGACGATGTCATGACTGGTGTTCTGCAGGCTATCAAGGAGAGCGGCCGCAAGGACATCAAGCTGGTATTTGGTGGCGCCGGTTCGAAGGCAGCCTATGAGATGATCATGAACAACGATCCGCTGGTAAAGGCAACCGCCACCTACCATCCGTCGATGGTCTATGATGCGATCATGTACTGCCTCGATGTTGCCGAGGGAAGAAAGAGTGCAGATTTCCACACTGCAAAATCCCCGACTTCGGTGGTACTTCCCTCCGTTTTGGTCGACAAGAGCAACGTGATGGATCACTACGACAAGGATTCTGTGTTCTAG
- a CDS encoding HD domain-containing phosphohydrolase — protein MALLTIGYIKLSLTAKAIETNRMVNHTYSVITELKTLTRTFQNIRIAERGYLLTGDRIYLQEIGVSTYSFDQHLIKLTILTRGHAEQQARLKELDKTFDHLITDAVQPLLRYRDEMQHDFDLLLESDKLPGLMEVSKSITNELESILDAVENEEYSLLEIRTLEMEFWYDLDRVVTLLGPLFIILITFFAGRGALRKLERYRQQQETDQQDLRDARDRFASVITGSNLGTWEWDLSTGDIQINATFAELLGYQLKELEPMTYDKFKELIFAEDLDRALQILSKHYKGELEYFSCDFRMHHKDGHPVWILGRGKVIRFDENHKPMVMTGTHADISKRVADEQALARSEEENRKLFEAMNQGFAYCQILTDENGVPNDYRILRANENFELQTGLAASASVGKRITELIDVVEPYWFENNGKVALTGQSMTYEAYNAGLGRLFRISAFSPEYGHFAMIIDDITQQRATEQQLAYEKTLLETTLLSVGDGVISTDEKGRVQFLNKAAEELTGWLSDEAKGRNFEEVFRILCGKNRMVCPNPVEQVLKEGKRIELAEDTILIARDGFERYINDSAAPIFNHTHAITGVVLVFRDSTEQRKKQHEIISLSFTDSLTTLNNRRYYDQIKSEVDKDPFYPLTLVVADVNGLKLTNDAFGHEAGDDLLRKVAEVLKKTCREDDIISRIGGDEFVLLLPQTDALHAQAIVKRINDALLKEEIRGIQVSVSFGYAVKEEEEHLFEDTFKIAEDVMYQNKLSSSTVFKKKVINSLLERLFSRDSTSEEHSKLVGSYCAAFARELGYPNDEVEEMQLAGIYHDLGKIAIDPSILTKSTDQLTKSEALELRRHAEIGYNILRSVGEYASFAEAVLYHHERYDGNGYPQGLKRDEIPQQAQILAISNTYADLTGPNFESHQLSQKEAIPFLRKKANTLFNPDLVEFFITKVLDKTQS, from the coding sequence ATGGCACTGCTGACAATCGGGTACATCAAGCTCTCCCTCACTGCCAAAGCGATTGAAACCAATCGCATGGTGAACCATACCTATTCAGTCATCACAGAACTGAAAACACTCACCCGTACCTTCCAAAACATCCGTATTGCCGAGCGAGGCTATCTGCTTACCGGCGATCGCATCTACCTGCAGGAAATCGGGGTCAGCACCTACTCCTTCGACCAGCATCTGATCAAGCTGACGATCCTTACCCGCGGGCATGCAGAACAACAAGCACGACTGAAAGAGCTGGACAAAACCTTCGACCATCTCATTACCGATGCGGTGCAGCCACTGTTGCGTTACCGCGACGAGATGCAGCATGACTTCGACCTGTTGTTGGAAAGCGACAAGCTTCCCGGACTTATGGAAGTCTCAAAATCCATCACCAACGAGCTGGAATCGATCCTTGATGCGGTTGAGAATGAGGAGTATTCCCTCCTGGAAATCCGTACCCTTGAGATGGAATTCTGGTATGATCTCGACCGGGTCGTAACGCTTCTCGGTCCCCTGTTCATCATCCTCATCACCTTCTTTGCAGGGCGTGGGGCGCTCAGGAAACTTGAGCGCTACCGACAGCAGCAAGAGACCGACCAGCAGGATCTCAGGGATGCACGTGACCGATTCGCCAGCGTCATCACCGGATCGAATCTCGGCACCTGGGAGTGGGACCTCTCCACCGGGGATATCCAGATCAATGCAACGTTTGCCGAGCTCTTGGGGTACCAGCTCAAGGAACTGGAGCCCATGACGTATGACAAATTCAAGGAACTCATTTTTGCAGAGGACCTTGATCGTGCGCTTCAGATCCTCTCCAAGCACTACAAAGGAGAGTTGGAATACTTCAGCTGTGACTTCAGGATGCACCACAAGGACGGCCATCCAGTGTGGATCCTCGGCCGAGGCAAGGTAATCCGCTTTGATGAGAATCACAAGCCGATGGTGATGACCGGTACCCATGCCGACATCTCCAAGCGGGTGGCGGATGAGCAAGCGCTTGCCCGGAGCGAAGAGGAAAACCGCAAGCTGTTTGAGGCAATGAACCAGGGCTTTGCCTACTGCCAGATCCTTACGGACGAAAACGGCGTGCCGAACGACTATCGCATCCTTCGTGCGAATGAGAATTTTGAGTTGCAGACCGGATTGGCAGCCAGTGCTTCCGTCGGAAAACGCATCACCGAACTCATCGATGTGGTGGAGCCCTACTGGTTTGAAAACAACGGCAAGGTTGCCCTTACCGGCCAGTCCATGACCTATGAAGCCTACAATGCAGGGCTTGGACGCCTCTTCAGAATCTCCGCTTTCAGTCCGGAATACGGACATTTTGCTATGATCATTGACGATATCACCCAGCAAAGGGCTACCGAGCAGCAACTTGCCTATGAGAAGACACTGTTGGAGACAACGTTGCTGTCGGTAGGCGATGGAGTCATCTCCACCGATGAGAAAGGCAGGGTCCAGTTCCTCAACAAGGCAGCAGAGGAGTTGACCGGATGGTTGAGTGATGAAGCGAAGGGACGAAACTTCGAGGAAGTGTTCAGGATTCTCTGCGGCAAGAACCGCATGGTTTGTCCCAACCCCGTTGAACAGGTATTGAAGGAAGGAAAGCGCATCGAGCTGGCTGAGGATACCATCCTCATCGCGCGCGATGGCTTTGAGCGTTACATCAATGACAGTGCCGCCCCCATCTTCAATCATACCCATGCGATTACCGGGGTGGTCCTGGTCTTCAGGGACAGCACTGAGCAGCGCAAGAAACAGCATGAGATCATTTCGCTGAGTTTCACCGACTCACTGACAACGCTGAACAACAGGCGCTACTACGACCAGATCAAGAGTGAAGTGGACAAGGATCCCTTCTACCCGCTTACGTTGGTGGTGGCCGATGTCAACGGACTGAAACTCACCAACGATGCATTCGGGCATGAGGCTGGGGATGACCTGCTGCGCAAGGTTGCCGAAGTACTGAAAAAGACCTGCCGTGAAGATGACATCATAAGCCGCATTGGGGGTGATGAGTTCGTACTTCTCCTTCCCCAGACTGACGCCTTGCATGCCCAGGCCATCGTAAAACGCATCAACGATGCTCTGCTCAAGGAAGAGATCAGGGGAATCCAGGTTTCCGTGTCCTTTGGATATGCCGTCAAGGAAGAGGAAGAACATCTCTTTGAGGATACCTTCAAGATTGCCGAGGATGTCATGTATCAGAACAAGCTGTCCAGCAGCACGGTGTTCAAGAAGAAGGTCATCAACTCCTTGCTTGAACGTCTCTTCAGCAGGGACAGCACCAGTGAGGAACACAGCAAGCTGGTAGGATCCTACTGTGCAGCCTTTGCCCGTGAGCTCGGATATCCGAACGATGAAGTGGAAGAGATGCAGCTGGCAGGCATCTATCACGACCTTGGCAAGATTGCCATCGATCCCTCCATTCTGACCAAGAGTACCGATCAACTCACCAAGAGTGAGGCACTGGAGCTTCGCAGGCATGCTGAGATAGGGTATAACATTCTCCGAAGCGTTGGAGAGTACGCCTCCTTTGCCGAGGCAGTTCTCTACCATCATGAGCGCTACGATGGGAATGGGTATCCACAGGGGTTGAAACGGGATGAAATCCCCCAGCAAGCCCAGATACTGGCCATCTCCAATACCTATGCCGATCTTACCGGGCCGAATTTCGAATCACACCAGCTCTCACAGAAAGAAGCCATACCCTTCCTTCGAAAGAAGGCGAATACCCTTTTCAACCCGGATTTGGTTGAGTTCTTCATCACCAAAGTCCTTGACAAGACACAAAGCTGA
- a CDS encoding YgeY family selenium metabolism-linked hydrolase — translation MDTQSALISLLKEMIAIPSPSGEEGALVEFLARSCKELGFDELHIDRYGSLTATMVGTKPGAHLLLDGHIDTVGVEDRPAWKHDPYRAEIADGLLYGRGTSDMKGALCAMLLAVSTYAKQTSHQFGGRISVSATVCEECFEGIAARLITKRCNPDVVIVGEATECKLAIGQRGRAEIVLQTFGKSCHSSNPEQGSNAALHMMKLLPYLEQIEEPFHPVLGKGILVLTDLISSPYPGRSVLPSLCTATFDRRLVCGETQASILASIQEVIGRAKQKDPALEAKVFLAEGSMHCYTGEEISAVRFFPAWLLEPDHPVVRTGRKALREAGLPDELSHYSFCTNASHFCAEAGIPTLGFGPSFERLAHVADEHISVEHLRLAYRGYLSLLSHFCP, via the coding sequence ATGGACACACAATCTGCATTGATATCCCTCCTCAAGGAGATGATCGCCATCCCCAGCCCTTCGGGAGAAGAAGGAGCTCTGGTGGAGTTCCTTGCCCGAAGCTGCAAGGAACTAGGGTTTGATGAGTTGCATATTGACCGCTACGGAAGCCTCACCGCAACCATGGTCGGTACCAAACCCGGAGCCCATCTTCTGCTTGATGGGCATATCGACACGGTAGGGGTGGAAGATCGCCCTGCATGGAAGCACGATCCTTATCGGGCAGAAATTGCCGACGGCTTGCTGTATGGACGGGGAACCAGTGACATGAAAGGGGCTTTGTGCGCCATGCTCCTGGCTGTAAGTACCTATGCAAAGCAGACCAGTCATCAATTTGGTGGCCGGATTTCGGTCTCCGCCACCGTCTGTGAGGAGTGCTTTGAAGGTATTGCCGCCCGACTGATAACGAAGCGATGCAATCCCGATGTTGTGATTGTGGGCGAAGCCACCGAATGCAAGCTTGCCATCGGACAGCGAGGAAGGGCTGAGATTGTCCTGCAGACCTTCGGCAAGAGTTGCCACTCCTCCAACCCCGAGCAAGGAAGCAATGCGGCCCTGCACATGATGAAACTGCTCCCCTATCTTGAACAGATCGAAGAGCCCTTCCATCCAGTCCTGGGGAAAGGCATCCTGGTGCTTACCGACCTCATCAGCTCTCCCTACCCCGGTCGTTCGGTCCTTCCCAGCCTCTGCACTGCGACATTCGACAGAAGGCTGGTTTGTGGGGAAACCCAAGCGTCGATACTTGCATCCATCCAAGAAGTGATCGGAAGAGCAAAACAAAAGGACCCAGCGCTTGAGGCAAAGGTGTTTCTTGCCGAAGGGTCGATGCACTGTTATACCGGTGAGGAAATCAGCGCAGTCCGCTTCTTTCCTGCCTGGCTGTTGGAGCCGGACCATCCGGTGGTCCGTACCGGCCGCAAAGCGCTTCGGGAAGCAGGCCTCCCAGACGAACTCTCCCACTACAGCTTCTGCACCAATGCAAGCCACTTCTGTGCAGAAGCGGGCATACCCACCCTTGGATTCGGGCCTTCATTCGAAAGACTTGCCCATGTTGCGGATGAGCATATCAGCGTGGAACACTTACGCTTGGCTTACCGGGGGTACCTCAGCCTGCTCTCCCATTTTTGTCCGTGA
- a CDS encoding MFS transporter yields the protein MHQTLQGSDRLLSKRVILFLISQNLSLFGSSVVGYAIIWYITLETSSGIFLMLATLTQMVPHLIISLYSGVWADRYNRKTLIMLSDSFIAFATLILALLFSAGSGSIYALLSVSVVRSIGGGIQSPAVNAIIPQLVEEKHLVRIQGINQSLNSALMLLSPAVGGLMLGLFGLVSTFFLDVITATLAVVIFSFIKVETPKRELSGQSVLYDIKVGLSYSFSHPILRALLICYGFAFFLITPAAILTPLMVERTFGGEVWRLTANEMVWTGGALLGGILVSLKGTFSNKVQVIARSILAFGICFALLGAAPNFLVYLIIMGLGGLFVPIFNTAEIVMIQELCDEEKLGRVFSIVQIISGASIPLAILIFGPLADRVSVESLLVVSGILLALVGLVYGRYSSRTKMGEQAEVPPVSQA from the coding sequence ATGCACCAAACACTTCAAGGCTCCGATCGTTTGCTTTCCAAACGGGTCATCCTTTTTCTCATCAGCCAGAATCTCTCACTCTTCGGTTCCTCTGTCGTCGGCTATGCCATCATCTGGTACATAACCTTGGAAACCTCCTCGGGAATTTTCCTGATGCTTGCGACCCTCACCCAGATGGTACCTCACCTTATCATCAGCCTCTACAGCGGGGTATGGGCTGACCGCTACAACAGGAAAACCCTGATCATGCTCTCGGACAGCTTCATTGCCTTTGCCACCCTTATTCTCGCCCTCCTGTTCTCAGCAGGATCCGGTTCGATCTATGCCTTGCTCTCTGTTTCCGTGGTACGCAGCATCGGAGGAGGCATCCAAAGTCCGGCGGTCAACGCCATCATCCCCCAATTGGTTGAGGAAAAGCACTTGGTGAGAATCCAAGGCATCAACCAGAGCCTCAATTCAGCTCTGATGCTTCTCTCCCCGGCAGTCGGTGGCCTGATGCTTGGCCTGTTCGGATTGGTTTCCACGTTCTTCCTCGATGTAATCACCGCAACGCTTGCAGTGGTCATTTTCAGCTTCATCAAGGTGGAAACGCCCAAGCGGGAGCTGAGCGGCCAGAGTGTCCTGTACGACATCAAGGTAGGGCTTTCCTACTCCTTCAGCCACCCCATCCTCAGGGCGTTGCTCATTTGCTATGGATTTGCTTTCTTTTTGATCACCCCGGCAGCAATCCTCACCCCACTGATGGTCGAACGAACCTTTGGAGGAGAGGTTTGGAGACTGACAGCCAATGAGATGGTGTGGACTGGTGGTGCCTTGCTTGGGGGCATTCTCGTTTCGCTGAAGGGAACATTCTCCAACAAGGTGCAGGTGATCGCCCGTTCCATTCTTGCCTTCGGCATCTGCTTTGCCCTGCTTGGCGCAGCACCCAATTTCCTTGTTTATCTGATCATCATGGGTTTGGGAGGTCTCTTCGTTCCCATCTTCAACACGGCAGAGATTGTCATGATCCAGGAGCTATGTGACGAGGAGAAGCTGGGAAGAGTGTTCTCCATTGTGCAAATCATCAGTGGGGCTTCCATTCCCCTTGCCATCCTGATCTTCGGTCCCTTGGCGGACCGGGTCTCCGTTGAGTCCTTGCTGGTGGTCAGCGGTATCCTGCTTGCCTTGGTGGGCCTTGTCTATGGAAGGTATTCCTCACGGACAAAAATGGGAGAGCAGGCTGAGGTACCCCCGGTAAGCCAAGCGTAA
- a CDS encoding diguanylate cyclase, with translation MITFPVLFINVLAVIMMALVILACWRVRAKQGASELFVASIFMIIWALGSFLELVSDSFEVKVLWRNFTQIGVFYTSAATIIFSVSYTGYLAKLKKQLVVVLYTYQSLGLLLVLTDSFHHLIRKNIQLVRGDFLGTVVVDTTLFGKFLITGNFLLLLIAFLMLVLASITATKSSKEQIYSVLLGMVIPILYALLKVVSNEQFLQLLPISGVFALSGFFMLLGINRYDLLKIAPLAHQQVFRFLGDGIIICSTKAEVVDANPHAHDLLGEQLETIEQVLKQKVPYWERKVLEGKQTEFEFHLGQKFLHADFYPISNDAQEVVGSVTLIKDVTVLKERSDWLKSKAEKDSLTGLYNRQTFIEKVETELERTFSEVHLLYFDLDHFKMVNDKYGHRAGDLLLAEVGKLSQQTGCVAGRMGGEEFALFSAVHNRQKMEELAEELRISVASLNLVHEGKEIHATISAGLASLTNPSFDQIYHLADSLLYQAKREGRNCVRF, from the coding sequence ATGATCACCTTCCCAGTCCTGTTCATCAATGTGCTTGCTGTCATCATGATGGCCCTTGTTATCCTTGCTTGTTGGAGGGTAAGGGCCAAACAAGGTGCGTCCGAGCTCTTTGTGGCATCGATTTTCATGATCATCTGGGCTCTTGGCTCATTTCTGGAATTGGTGAGCGACTCCTTTGAGGTCAAGGTATTGTGGAGAAACTTCACCCAGATCGGGGTTTTCTACACCTCAGCGGCAACCATCATCTTCTCAGTATCGTATACGGGGTATCTTGCCAAGCTGAAAAAGCAACTGGTGGTTGTTCTCTATACCTATCAAAGCCTCGGCCTGTTGTTGGTGCTTACTGACTCGTTCCATCATCTGATTCGCAAGAACATACAGCTTGTACGAGGCGATTTTTTGGGAACGGTTGTGGTCGATACAACGCTTTTCGGCAAGTTCCTGATCACCGGGAATTTTCTTTTGCTCCTGATTGCCTTCCTCATGCTGGTATTGGCGTCCATCACGGCCACCAAATCAAGCAAGGAGCAGATATACAGTGTTTTGCTGGGTATGGTCATCCCCATCCTCTACGCACTTCTGAAGGTCGTCAGCAATGAGCAGTTTCTCCAATTGCTTCCCATCTCTGGAGTCTTCGCTCTTTCCGGCTTCTTCATGCTCTTGGGCATCAATCGGTATGATCTTCTCAAGATAGCACCGCTTGCCCATCAGCAGGTCTTCCGCTTTCTTGGTGACGGCATCATCATCTGCAGTACCAAGGCCGAAGTGGTGGATGCAAATCCCCATGCCCATGATTTGCTCGGCGAGCAACTGGAGACCATAGAGCAGGTACTGAAGCAGAAAGTGCCGTATTGGGAGCGGAAGGTGCTGGAAGGAAAGCAGACGGAATTTGAGTTTCATCTGGGACAGAAATTCCTTCATGCAGATTTCTACCCCATCTCCAACGATGCGCAGGAAGTGGTGGGTTCGGTTACTCTCATCAAGGATGTCACGGTATTGAAAGAACGCTCGGATTGGTTGAAAAGCAAGGCTGAGAAAGATTCCTTGACCGGTCTGTACAATCGGCAGACATTCATCGAGAAGGTGGAAACGGAGTTGGAGCGGACCTTCAGTGAGGTTCATCTGCTCTATTTTGATCTCGATCATTTCAAGATGGTCAACGACAAGTATGGGCATCGTGCAGGTGACCTCTTGCTTGCAGAAGTGGGCAAACTCTCCCAACAGACGGGATGTGTGGCAGGACGGATGGGGGGAGAAGAGTTTGCCCTCTTCTCAGCCGTCCACAATCGTCAGAAGATGGAAGAACTTGCAGAAGAGCTTCGCATCAGCGTTGCCTCACTGAACCTTGTCCATGAAGGGAAAGAGATTCATGCAACCATCTCCGCTGGCCTGGCTTCCCTGACAAACCCCTCATTCGACCAGATCTACCATCTTGCCGACAGCTTGCTCTATCAGGCAAAAAGGGAAGGGAGAAACTGTGTGCGTTTCTAG
- a CDS encoding DUF4180 domain-containing protein, producing MHLQVIEHQGVSIARVKSEHVLVSDVETALDLMADVHYQAKTRSIIIDADSLDPRFFDLSTRLAGEILQKFVTYSVRLAIVGDFSQFTSKSLRDFIRESNQGKDIFFCSSEEEAVLRLAG from the coding sequence ATGCACCTTCAGGTCATCGAGCATCAGGGAGTGAGCATTGCACGCGTGAAAAGTGAGCATGTGTTGGTCAGCGACGTCGAAACTGCATTGGATCTGATGGCTGACGTGCACTATCAGGCCAAGACGCGGAGCATCATCATTGATGCAGACTCCTTGGATCCCCGGTTCTTCGATTTGAGCACCAGGCTTGCCGGTGAGATCCTGCAGAAGTTTGTCACCTATTCGGTGAGATTGGCTATCGTCGGGGACTTCTCCCAATTCACGAGCAAGAGCCTTCGAGACTTTATTCGTGAAAGCAACCAAGGCAAGGATATCTTCTTCTGCAGCAGCGAAGAGGAAGCCGTGCTGAGACTTGCCGGATAG